The following are encoded in a window of Candidatus Fluviicola riflensis genomic DNA:
- a CDS encoding transcriptional regulator has protein sequence MELRRDVFQAIADPTRRAIMTLVALQAMTPSAIAGNFDSSRQTISKHIQILTECELLQQQHNGREIYYHINAQKMKEVADFIEPFRQMWDDRFNKLEAVMKDYAVKTGKKQ, from the coding sequence ATGGAATTAAGAAGAGATGTATTTCAGGCAATAGCCGATCCAACCCGGCGGGCGATCATGACGCTGGTGGCACTTCAGGCAATGACGCCCAGTGCGATAGCCGGCAATTTTGACTCGTCGCGGCAAACGATTTCCAAACACATTCAAATCCTCACCGAATGCGAATTGTTGCAGCAACAGCACAACGGCCGGGAAATCTACTACCACATCAATGCACAAAAAATGAAAGAAGTAGCCGATTTTATTGAGCCGTTCCGCCAGATGTGGGATGATCGGTTCAATAAACTGGAAGCTGTTATGAAGGATTACGCTGTCAAAACGGGCAAAAAACAGTGA
- a CDS encoding ATPase produces the protein MERKTIIDAENGKQELVITREFDLPLELLFKAYQEPELIEQWMGTKVLKLENKKQGGYQFETTDPMGNKHGFSGVIHEFSTNAKITRTFEMENAPFGPQLEFLEFEQLTETTSKLTMQVVYRSVEIRDQILQLPFAQGINMAHNRIEQLMRN, from the coding sequence ATGGAACGAAAAACGATAATCGATGCCGAAAACGGCAAACAGGAACTGGTAATCACACGCGAATTTGATTTACCGTTGGAATTGCTGTTTAAAGCCTACCAGGAACCCGAATTGATTGAACAATGGATGGGAACCAAAGTACTGAAACTCGAAAATAAAAAGCAGGGCGGTTACCAGTTCGAAACAACCGATCCAATGGGAAACAAACACGGATTCAGCGGTGTGATCCATGAGTTTAGCACCAACGCGAAAATTACCCGCACATTCGAAATGGAAAATGCGCCTTTTGGTCCTCAGCTCGAGTTTTTGGAGTTTGAACAATTGACCGAAACCACCAGTAAACTCACCATGCAGGTCGTTTACAGATCGGTGGAAATCAGGGATCAGATACTGCAATTGCCTTTTGCGCAGGGTATTAATATGGCGCATAACAGGATAGAACAACTAATGAGGAATTGA
- a CDS encoding DoxX-like family protein gives MMSKTTKIIYWISTIWLALGMLSTGIVQLIKMEEEVVKFKSLGYPVYLLTILGIWKILGVVVILIPKFPVLKEWAYAGFFFCMSGAAISHIVVGSPVNEIIPSILLLTLTVVSWYFRPAGRKPFVVINN, from the coding sequence ATTATGTCAAAAACAACTAAAATTATCTATTGGATTTCGACCATCTGGCTGGCATTGGGAATGCTTTCCACCGGAATCGTGCAACTGATCAAAATGGAGGAAGAAGTCGTCAAATTCAAATCGTTGGGATACCCGGTTTATTTGCTCACAATCCTTGGAATTTGGAAAATCCTGGGTGTTGTGGTAATCCTGATTCCTAAATTTCCGGTTCTAAAGGAATGGGCCTATGCCGGATTTTTCTTCTGCATGTCCGGAGCGGCCATTTCACACATTGTAGTTGGGAGTCCGGTGAATGAAATCATTCCTTCGATCTTGCTTTTAACATTGACCGTTGTATCCTGGTATTTCAGACCCGCAGGCAGAAAACCGTTTGTGGTTATCAATAATTGA
- a CDS encoding polyketide cyclase: protein MENTENHAIRITGTFNVPLQLMWEVWTDPEHLMHWWGPNGFTMTINTMDFNEGGEWNLTLQNLDGTDFPHRSVFKEIIPFRKIVFEHFNPHFTTTILFEFKDEETWLDWTMVFDTAEMRESVIKEHKTDEGQEQAIDKLEKYLAKLLINDSQ from the coding sequence ATGGAAAATACAGAAAACCACGCCATCCGGATCACCGGGACATTTAATGTTCCGCTTCAATTGATGTGGGAGGTATGGACTGATCCCGAGCATCTGATGCATTGGTGGGGGCCGAACGGGTTTACGATGACCATCAACACAATGGATTTCAACGAAGGCGGCGAATGGAACCTGACGCTGCAGAATTTAGATGGTACCGACTTTCCGCACAGAAGTGTTTTCAAGGAAATTATTCCTTTTCGGAAAATCGTGTTTGAACACTTCAATCCGCACTTCACCACCACCATTCTGTTTGAATTCAAAGACGAAGAAACGTGGCTGGACTGGACGATGGTCTTCGATACGGCAGAAATGCGGGAAAGTGTGATCAAAGAGCACAAAACAGACGAAGGCCAGGAGCAGGCAATTGACAAACTTGAGAAATATTTGGCAAAACTGCTGATCAACGACTCGCAGTGA
- a CDS encoding GNAT family N-acetyltransferase, with product MPEKALQFPPYNPFPTVSNERITLCEILPSDLEALLEICFYDGVKSTTFKEALVINGKIDNDYQSGNSIHWGIRDNESGKLVGTCGYYRGFEKGGELGCVLLPQFRGQGFMAPALQLAANFGLETMNLPRIYAITTKSNLKAVALLERTGFVKTADLEGDDVEYELITKKYSVHSPKSNQQYR from the coding sequence ATGCCCGAAAAAGCGCTACAGTTTCCTCCATACAATCCTTTCCCAACCGTTTCCAATGAACGAATAACCCTGTGCGAGATTCTTCCTTCTGATTTGGAAGCCCTGCTGGAGATTTGTTTTTACGATGGCGTCAAATCAACTACCTTCAAAGAAGCGTTGGTGATCAATGGCAAAATCGATAATGATTACCAATCCGGTAATTCCATTCACTGGGGAATCCGGGACAACGAAAGTGGCAAGTTGGTCGGAACCTGCGGTTATTACCGTGGATTTGAAAAGGGTGGAGAATTGGGGTGCGTTTTGTTACCGCAATTCAGAGGCCAGGGTTTTATGGCCCCGGCGTTACAGTTAGCTGCCAATTTCGGACTGGAAACCATGAATCTCCCACGCATCTATGCCATCACCACCAAATCCAATCTCAAAGCGGTAGCGTTGCTGGAACGAACCGGCTTCGTTAAAACAGCGGATCTGGAAGGCGATGATGTCGAGTACGAGCTCATTACGAAAAAGTATTCCGTACATTCACCGAAATCAAACCAACAATACAGATGA
- a CDS encoding cyclic nucleotide-binding protein produces the protein MHKFVAHFHNISPLSEAEIQVIESSMCVKTFKKGTILLKEGQQSVDSYFILEGCVREFLMVDGEEKTTNFFTEEQWVISTNSFTTHNAALHYLVCAEDTTLVAGNEQQAREMFQSFPRFETISRAVVEAVFNEQRNLLTSYLTDSPEQRYQKLLKSRPDLFQRIPQYQLASYIGVKPESLSRIRKRLVTNH, from the coding sequence ATGCACAAATTCGTAGCTCATTTTCACAACATTTCACCACTTTCCGAAGCCGAAATTCAGGTAATTGAGTCAAGCATGTGCGTGAAAACCTTCAAAAAAGGAACCATTTTACTGAAAGAAGGCCAGCAATCAGTCGACAGTTATTTTATCCTCGAAGGCTGCGTGCGCGAATTCCTGATGGTCGACGGTGAAGAGAAAACCACCAATTTCTTTACCGAAGAACAATGGGTGATTTCCACAAATAGCTTCACAACACACAATGCCGCTTTACACTATCTTGTTTGCGCAGAAGACACCACATTGGTTGCGGGCAACGAACAGCAGGCGCGGGAAATGTTCCAGTCGTTTCCGCGTTTCGAAACCATTTCCCGGGCAGTAGTAGAAGCCGTTTTCAATGAACAGCGTAATCTCCTGACGTCTTATTTAACCGATTCCCCGGAACAACGCTACCAAAAACTCCTGAAATCACGCCCCGATTTGTTTCAGCGTATTCCGCAATACCAGTTGGCGAGTTACATCGGCGTAAAACCAGAATCCCTCAGCCGTATCAGAAAACGATTAGTAACCAACCACTAA
- a CDS encoding NAD(P)-dependent alcohol dehydrogenase produces MNTITANNYGEADVLKMTTAQLPSPKANEVLVRNYATDVTAADIMMRTGKPRIGRLYLGLTKPKHPVLGFDFAGEVVATGQDVSTFSVGDRVFGGTTALGCYAEFVCVNVNDVIARIPENSSFEEVAPVASSAITVINFLKGLGQIKANDRVLINGASGSLGTYAVQYAKYVGAEVTGVCSTANLEMVKGIGADFVIDYTKTNFTQNGKRYDIIFDTVGKRSFSECRKVLSPNGIYLSSVIGLPLLLRSLMQVFGRQKARFSATGALPAKKRLAYLNEINTIMATGKLKSVIDRKYTLEELAEAHRYVESGHKKGNVVIVI; encoded by the coding sequence ATGAATACAATCACAGCTAACAATTATGGTGAAGCTGATGTTTTAAAAATGACAACCGCGCAATTGCCTTCCCCGAAAGCAAACGAGGTGCTGGTCCGTAATTATGCCACTGACGTAACCGCGGCCGATATTATGATGCGAACCGGCAAACCGAGAATCGGACGATTATATCTCGGACTCACAAAACCAAAACATCCTGTTCTCGGATTTGATTTTGCCGGGGAAGTGGTGGCTACCGGACAAGATGTAAGCACGTTTTCTGTTGGTGATCGAGTTTTTGGTGGAACAACAGCTTTGGGATGTTATGCCGAATTTGTTTGTGTGAATGTCAACGATGTGATTGCCAGGATTCCGGAAAATAGTTCTTTCGAAGAAGTGGCACCGGTGGCAAGCAGTGCGATTACAGTCATCAATTTTTTAAAAGGCCTGGGCCAAATTAAAGCGAATGATCGCGTGCTTATCAACGGTGCTTCGGGAAGTCTGGGAACGTACGCAGTTCAATACGCCAAATACGTAGGTGCGGAAGTGACGGGTGTTTGCAGTACTGCCAACCTTGAAATGGTGAAAGGCATCGGCGCCGATTTTGTGATTGATTATACCAAAACAAATTTCACCCAAAACGGAAAACGGTACGATATCATTTTCGATACAGTGGGCAAACGCTCGTTCTCGGAATGCAGGAAAGTGCTTTCACCTAACGGGATTTATCTGTCTTCTGTAATCGGGTTACCGCTCTTGTTGCGTTCTTTGATGCAAGTGTTTGGAAGACAAAAAGCCAGATTTTCGGCAACAGGAGCTTTGCCGGCGAAAAAACGATTGGCCTATCTCAATGAGATTAACACGATTATGGCAACAGGAAAGCTTAAATCGGTGATTGACCGCAAATATACTTTGGAAGAATTAGCGGAAGCACATCGTTATGTGGAAAGCGGGCATAAGAAAGGGAATGTGGTTATTGTAATTTAG
- a CDS encoding 4-hydroxy-3-methylbut-2-enyl diphosphate reductase, with amino-acid sequence MKQFEIPEFYRSPIISKVKAFRKAQDPRKKDFTPTLLDFGNLKLVIARHFGFCYGVENAIEIAYRAIAENKGKRIFLLSQMIHNPGVNEDLTNHGITFIQDTKGNQIIDWSEITADDVVIIPAFGTTLEIEALLKEKGVNVEQYNTTCPFVEKVWNRSEKLAQDQHTLVIHGKYNHEETRATFSHTAAHTQAVIVKDLAEAKLLGECITGKRSAEEFYQLFEGKYTKDFDPEIHFSRLGVINQTTMLATETQEIAEYLKALTEAHALENNLDKSFADTRDTLCYATNDNQSATLGLMEAKPDLAIVVGGYNSSNTTHLVELLEQTCPAYFIKDATEISDSGAINSFNIHTKTMEMVSDFLPQSEKPLTIAITSGASCPDATVDQVIQRVLEFIQPEKDLETVLRSIQ; translated from the coding sequence ATGAAGCAATTCGAGATTCCCGAGTTTTACCGCTCTCCGATCATTAGCAAAGTCAAGGCATTCCGCAAGGCGCAAGATCCGCGTAAGAAAGATTTCACGCCTACTCTGCTCGATTTTGGGAATCTAAAACTGGTAATTGCACGCCATTTCGGATTTTGTTACGGAGTTGAAAATGCCATCGAAATTGCCTACCGCGCTATTGCCGAAAACAAAGGAAAGCGCATTTTTTTGTTGAGTCAGATGATTCACAATCCCGGAGTGAACGAAGATCTGACCAATCACGGAATCACATTTATCCAGGATACAAAAGGCAATCAGATCATTGATTGGTCTGAAATCACAGCAGATGATGTGGTGATTATTCCTGCTTTCGGAACCACGCTTGAAATTGAAGCGTTGCTGAAAGAAAAAGGCGTAAACGTGGAACAATACAATACGACTTGTCCATTCGTAGAAAAAGTGTGGAACCGTTCCGAAAAACTGGCGCAGGACCAACACACGCTTGTCATTCACGGAAAATACAATCACGAAGAAACACGCGCTACGTTTTCGCATACTGCAGCACATACACAAGCTGTGATCGTAAAAGATCTTGCCGAAGCCAAATTACTAGGCGAATGCATCACCGGAAAACGTTCAGCAGAAGAATTCTACCAGCTGTTTGAAGGAAAATATACCAAAGATTTTGATCCTGAAATTCATTTCTCGCGTTTGGGAGTCATCAATCAAACTACGATGCTCGCTACCGAAACACAGGAAATTGCCGAGTACCTGAAAGCGCTCACCGAAGCACACGCATTGGAAAACAACCTCGACAAAAGCTTCGCTGACACCCGCGACACCTTGTGTTATGCGACCAACGACAATCAATCGGCGACACTAGGGCTAATGGAAGCGAAACCGGATTTGGCCATTGTAGTTGGCGGTTACAATAGTTCCAATACCACGCACCTGGTTGAATTACTGGAACAAACCTGCCCTGCTTATTTTATCAAAGACGCAACTGAAATCAGCGATTCCGGAGCAATCAACAGTTTCAACATTCACACAAAAACAATGGAGATGGTTTCCGATTTCCTTCCACAATCAGAAAAACCATTAACCATTGCGATCACTTCCGGCGCTTCCTGTCCCGACGCTACGGTTGATCAGGTGATTCAACGCGTGTTAGAATTCATTCAGCCTGAAAAAGACCTGGAAACGGTACTTCGATCAATTCAGTAA
- a CDS encoding hemolysin → MEILIILILILINGVFSMAEIAMVSARKAKLESAAKRGDKSAKAALETIAAPNRFLSTVQIGITLIGIMTGIFSGENITNDIQDYFEQFASTKPYAHTLSVTVVVGTLTFFSLVLGELVPKRIGLANPESIAKIMARPMKIISTITSPFVWLLTTTSDLLIKLFRIKPSSDSKVTEEEIKAIIQEGTEGGEVQEIEQDIVERVFHLGDRTISSLMTHRNDMIYLSLSDDGETIRSIVNTEMHSIYPVFETNKDHVKGVVLLKDLFRHINDADFNLESLLIAPFFLSEHISAYEALIQFKESKGHYGIITDEFGQTQGIVTLNDLLQALVGDFSDFYSEEFNFVEREDGSWLIDGQYPLAEFFRHFDLEDVASDLKFTTIGGLIMHEIRTIPTTGQVIQWMNFEIEVVDMDGARIDKVIVRVLGE, encoded by the coding sequence GTGGAAATTCTCATAATACTCATTCTTATACTGATCAACGGCGTTTTTTCGATGGCCGAGATCGCCATGGTTTCAGCCCGGAAAGCCAAGTTGGAATCAGCTGCCAAACGTGGTGATAAATCGGCAAAAGCAGCCTTGGAAACCATTGCCGCACCCAACCGTTTTTTATCGACGGTGCAAATCGGCATTACCCTGATTGGGATCATGACCGGTATTTTCAGTGGTGAAAATATCACCAACGATATTCAGGATTATTTCGAACAGTTTGCCTCCACAAAACCTTATGCACACACGTTGAGCGTAACGGTGGTTGTGGGTACATTGACGTTCTTTTCACTCGTTTTGGGCGAATTGGTGCCTAAACGCATCGGTTTGGCCAATCCGGAAAGTATTGCCAAAATCATGGCGCGGCCGATGAAAATCATCTCTACGATTACTTCGCCGTTTGTGTGGTTGCTCACTACCACTTCCGATTTACTGATCAAACTCTTTCGTATCAAACCTTCTTCCGACAGTAAAGTCACAGAAGAAGAAATCAAGGCCATCATTCAGGAAGGAACCGAAGGCGGTGAAGTACAGGAAATTGAGCAGGACATTGTGGAACGCGTTTTTCACCTCGGAGACCGCACCATCAGTTCATTAATGACACACCGTAACGACATGATTTACCTGAGTTTATCCGACGACGGCGAAACCATTCGTTCTATTGTAAATACCGAAATGCACTCCATTTATCCGGTATTTGAAACCAATAAAGATCACGTTAAGGGCGTGGTATTACTCAAAGATTTGTTTCGTCACATCAACGATGCCGATTTTAACCTGGAAAGTTTGCTGATCGCTCCTTTCTTTTTGTCGGAACATATTTCAGCGTATGAAGCACTGATCCAGTTCAAAGAATCGAAAGGTCATTACGGAATTATCACCGACGAATTTGGCCAGACACAGGGAATTGTGACTCTCAATGACTTGCTGCAGGCATTGGTAGGCGATTTCTCTGACTTTTACTCCGAAGAATTCAACTTTGTAGAGCGCGAAGATGGTTCATGGCTCATCGACGGACAATATCCGCTGGCTGAGTTTTTCCGTCATTTCGACCTCGAAGATGTGGCTTCCGACCTTAAATTCACCACAATCGGCGGATTAATTATGCATGAAATTCGCACTATTCCAACCACAGGACAGGTGATTCAATGGATGAATTTTGAAATCGAAGTAGTAGATATGGACGGCGCAAGGATTGACAAAGTGATTGTGCGCGTACTTGGAGAGTAA
- a CDS encoding aspartate aminotransferase (catalyzes the formation of oxalozcetate and L-glutamate from L-aspartate and 2-oxoglutarate) yields MPKISQKAIDMPASPIRKLVPYAEKAKKAGKIVYHLNIGQPDIETPKVALDAIRNFDHKVIEYSHSAGFESYRNNLAATYQKGGLPVNPEDIIITTGGSEALIFGFMTTCNPGDEVIIPEPFYANYNGFAVTAGLNVVPVTSSIESGFALPPVAEIEAKITGKTKAIVICNPGNPTGYLYSKEELEQLRDIVQKHDLFLFADEVYREFCYDGAVPFSVLNLEGIEQNVIMIDSVSKRYSMCGARIGALVTKNKEVMAAALKFGQARLSPPTVDQVASEAALNTPQSYFDDVVAEYVERRNIMVDGLNSIPGVFCPKPSGAFYCVAKFPVDNAERFCQWLLEDFEFEGQTVMMAPANGFYATPGAGEQEARIAYVLKKDSLHKAVKCLEEALKVYPGRI; encoded by the coding sequence ATGCCAAAGATTTCGCAGAAAGCCATTGATATGCCGGCGTCGCCAATTCGCAAGTTGGTTCCGTATGCCGAAAAAGCCAAAAAAGCAGGAAAAATCGTTTATCACTTAAACATCGGACAGCCCGATATCGAAACCCCAAAAGTGGCATTGGATGCCATTCGCAATTTCGACCATAAAGTGATAGAATACAGCCACTCGGCCGGATTCGAATCGTACCGTAACAACCTGGCTGCAACGTATCAAAAAGGTGGTTTGCCTGTAAATCCGGAAGATATCATTATCACAACCGGTGGATCGGAAGCATTGATTTTCGGATTCATGACAACGTGCAATCCGGGTGATGAAGTTATTATTCCTGAGCCGTTTTACGCGAATTACAACGGATTTGCCGTGACAGCCGGACTCAACGTAGTTCCTGTAACTTCAAGTATCGAATCAGGATTTGCATTGCCACCTGTTGCTGAAATTGAAGCAAAAATCACTGGCAAAACAAAAGCAATTGTGATCTGCAACCCGGGAAATCCAACCGGCTACCTGTATTCGAAAGAAGAATTGGAGCAATTACGCGACATCGTTCAAAAACACGACTTGTTCCTGTTTGCTGATGAAGTTTACCGCGAATTCTGCTACGACGGAGCGGTTCCGTTTTCGGTACTGAACCTCGAAGGCATCGAACAAAATGTGATCATGATCGATTCGGTTTCGAAACGCTACTCTATGTGCGGCGCGCGAATCGGAGCTTTGGTCACTAAAAACAAAGAAGTAATGGCTGCAGCGTTGAAATTCGGACAGGCGCGTTTATCGCCACCAACCGTAGATCAGGTCGCTTCGGAAGCAGCATTAAATACACCGCAATCGTATTTCGACGACGTGGTTGCCGAATACGTGGAACGTCGAAACATCATGGTTGACGGCCTCAATAGCATTCCCGGAGTTTTCTGCCCGAAACCAAGCGGTGCGTTTTATTGCGTAGCGAAGTTTCCGGTCGACAACGCAGAGCGTTTCTGCCAATGGTTACTCGAAGACTTCGAGTTCGAAGGCCAGACAGTGATGATGGCACCGGCCAACGGATTTTACGCAACACCGGGCGCCGGTGAGCAGGAAGCTCGCATTGCCTACGTGTTGAAGAAAGACTCGTTGCACAAAGCCGTAAAATGCCTCGAAGAAGCGTTGAAGGTTTATCCCGGGAGAATTTAA
- a CDS encoding transcriptional regulator → MIPKRSKYAIKALTALAKVYRDKQHISIATIAEQENIPRKFLEAILLQLRNEGMVNSKMGANGGYFLVKHPDEIMLSAIIRSTGGPIALIPCVSLNFYEECVECPHEDLCGLHEVMLEVREASIHILSKTSLADLILREKKLFRKSENSRK, encoded by the coding sequence ATGATCCCGAAACGCTCCAAATACGCCATCAAGGCACTCACAGCTTTAGCAAAAGTCTACCGCGACAAACAGCATATATCCATTGCAACTATTGCTGAGCAGGAAAATATTCCGCGTAAATTCCTCGAAGCAATTTTGCTGCAACTGCGCAATGAAGGCATGGTGAACAGTAAAATGGGAGCAAACGGCGGTTATTTCCTGGTGAAACATCCTGATGAAATTATGCTGAGCGCGATTATTCGTTCAACCGGCGGACCCATCGCATTAATCCCTTGTGTGAGCCTGAATTTCTACGAAGAATGCGTTGAATGTCCACACGAAGATCTTTGTGGTTTGCACGAAGTAATGCTCGAAGTACGTGAAGCAAGCATCCATATTTTATCAAAAACGAGCCTCGCCGATTTAATTTTACGTGAAAAAAAACTCTTCCGAAAATCGGAAAATAGCCGTAAATAA
- a CDS encoding nitrite reductase → MQSYRTELEQEISLKEAIVEKDILELGRKIEQFKDGSLHEDKFRALRLARGVYGQRQQGVQMIRIKLPFGKVTANQLRRIAAVSDEYSTGHLHITTRQDIQIHYVSLDRTPQLWADLEKDNVTLREACGNTVRNVTASPIAGIDPNEPFDVAPYADWVFRYFLRKPFGQELGRKIKIAFSSNTNDDAYAFIHDFGFIPLVQNGLKGFKVLVGGGLGAQPVLAKTAYEFLPAVEIIPFIEASIRVFDRHGERNNRNKARLKYLIAKIGWEAFQALVEEERKAVQFTEADVQLFEQQPEVSPYNPATTLVEVIENSTDPEFTEWLKTNVFEQKQSGYVAAILKIQLGNFTTDQARRLADLMDYYAADDARFTIDQSVLLKFLLPEQLNELYTKLKEINLADSGYNGLSDVTACPGTDTCNLGISNSTEVARVIESVIRDEFPELIYNTDIKIKISGCMNSCGQHGLAHIGFHGSSMKVDGATVPALQVLLGGGNNGFGFGRIAEKVIKLPSKRVLDSIRFLINDYLEVRSEDELFNEYYDRQGNKYFYDLLKPLADTTQLNPLDYVDWGQEEQFKTAIGVGECAGVVIDLVATLIFDAEEKIDTAQEAFSEARYADSVYHAYAAGIHTAKALLLGNNIRCNTHQGIISDFDQHLMPDYRFEGYNSFEEMILQIRMREASEAFTKSYLAEIESFVKQAKSKR, encoded by the coding sequence ATGCAAAGTTATCGAACGGAATTGGAGCAGGAAATTTCTCTGAAAGAAGCGATTGTGGAAAAGGATATTTTGGAATTGGGCCGCAAGATCGAACAATTCAAAGATGGTTCCCTGCACGAAGATAAATTCAGGGCATTACGCTTGGCACGAGGTGTTTACGGTCAGCGCCAGCAAGGTGTACAGATGATCCGGATCAAATTGCCTTTTGGAAAAGTAACAGCGAATCAGTTGCGTAGAATTGCAGCTGTAAGCGATGAATACAGCACCGGACATTTACACATTACCACACGCCAGGATATTCAGATTCACTACGTGAGCTTGGACAGAACGCCACAGTTGTGGGCCGATCTGGAAAAAGACAATGTGACTTTGCGCGAAGCTTGCGGAAATACGGTTCGCAACGTGACCGCCAGTCCGATTGCAGGAATTGATCCCAACGAACCATTCGACGTCGCGCCTTATGCTGATTGGGTTTTTCGTTACTTTTTGCGCAAACCGTTTGGACAGGAACTCGGGCGTAAAATCAAAATCGCGTTCAGTTCCAATACCAATGATGATGCGTATGCGTTCATCCACGATTTCGGTTTTATCCCGCTGGTTCAAAACGGATTGAAAGGATTCAAAGTATTGGTTGGCGGCGGTTTGGGAGCGCAACCCGTTTTAGCGAAAACAGCGTACGAGTTTTTGCCTGCGGTGGAAATTATCCCGTTTATCGAAGCAAGTATCAGAGTGTTTGATCGTCATGGCGAACGCAATAACCGTAACAAAGCGCGCTTAAAATACCTCATCGCGAAAATCGGTTGGGAAGCTTTTCAAGCGTTGGTCGAAGAAGAACGGAAAGCGGTTCAGTTTACCGAAGCCGATGTGCAATTATTCGAACAGCAACCAGAAGTTTCACCTTACAATCCGGCGACGACATTGGTCGAAGTGATTGAAAACTCAACAGATCCTGAATTTACAGAATGGTTAAAAACAAATGTCTTCGAGCAAAAACAAAGCGGCTATGTTGCAGCTATTCTGAAGATTCAGTTAGGCAATTTCACTACCGATCAGGCACGAAGATTGGCCGATTTAATGGATTATTACGCAGCAGATGATGCGCGATTTACCATCGATCAGAGTGTATTATTGAAATTCCTTTTGCCCGAACAATTGAACGAATTGTACACCAAACTGAAAGAAATTAATCTTGCAGATTCGGGATACAATGGTTTGAGTGATGTCACAGCTTGTCCGGGAACGGACACCTGCAACCTTGGAATTTCCAACAGCACGGAAGTTGCGCGGGTGATCGAAAGTGTAATTCGCGATGAATTTCCGGAATTGATTTACAATACCGACATCAAAATCAAGATCAGCGGTTGTATGAATTCCTGCGGACAGCATGGTTTGGCGCATATCGGTTTTCACGGAAGTTCGATGAAAGTTGACGGAGCCACGGTTCCGGCGTTGCAAGTATTACTCGGTGGCGGAAACAATGGTTTCGGTTTTGGGCGAATTGCCGAAAAAGTAATCAAATTACCAAGCAAGCGCGTGTTGGATAGCATCCGTTTCCTGATCAATGATTACCTGGAAGTGCGCTCGGAAGACGAATTGTTCAACGAATACTATGATCGTCAGGGGAATAAATATTTCTACGATTTGCTGAAACCACTGGCCGATACGACGCAACTAAACCCATTGGATTATGTCGATTGGGGACAGGAAGAGCAATTCAAAACTGCCATTGGCGTGGGGGAATGTGCCGGTGTGGTGATTGACTTGGTCGCGACATTGATTTTCGATGCCGAAGAAAAAATTGATACGGCTCAGGAAGCCTTCAGCGAAGCACGATATGCCGATTCTGTGTACCATGCTTATGCGGCAGGAATTCATACGGCCAAGGCGCTGTTGCTTGGGAATAACATCCGGTGTAATACGCATCAGGGAATCATCAGTGATTTTGATCAGCATTTGATGCCCGATTACCGGTTTGAGGGCTACAACAGTTTCGAAGAAATGATTTTACAGATTCGAATGCGCGAGGCCAGTGAAGCTTTTACGAAAAGTTATCTGGCAGAAATTGAATCGTTTGTGAAACAGGCGAAATCGAAACGGTAG